A genomic stretch from Flavobacterium humidisoli includes:
- a CDS encoding toxin-antitoxin system YwqK family antitoxin — translation MKKNIVIIFFLIFTLISCNKKTVIDKEIESLEIRPTNFTNIDTVFYKNHNIKSLRLITTPTEYIDISFYETGKKKSIGPVKNHQCHDKYIDWYENGKLKWTREYNYGNQIGKSIEYYENGNFKQQFDNTTNESTTYWINGKPKLKFIENGSHYYFYQSGSLKEKFDPINKDEYFVKYYDENGEIKFSGKYIHNLLYKENKKFEGKIICYFKNGKISHFEEVLDGIPVGKFYSYYGNGILKFESKVENGKELYHKQYYENGKIYFIRDAIKNTFTQWDENGKKIEENLD, via the coding sequence ATGAAAAAAAATATAGTTATAATTTTCTTCCTGATATTTACATTGATCTCTTGTAATAAAAAAACTGTCATTGATAAAGAAATAGAAAGTTTAGAAATCAGACCTACGAATTTTACTAATATAGATACGGTATTTTATAAAAATCATAACATAAAATCTTTACGATTAATCACAACGCCAACTGAATATATCGATATATCTTTTTATGAGACTGGAAAGAAAAAATCAATTGGTCCTGTAAAAAATCATCAATGTCACGACAAATACATTGATTGGTATGAAAATGGTAAACTTAAATGGACAAGAGAGTACAATTACGGAAATCAAATTGGAAAAAGCATTGAATATTATGAAAATGGAAATTTTAAACAGCAATTTGATAATACAACAAATGAATCAACAACTTATTGGATAAATGGTAAGCCAAAATTAAAATTTATCGAAAATGGCTCGCATTATTATTTTTATCAGAGCGGCAGTTTAAAAGAAAAATTCGACCCAATTAATAAAGACGAATACTTCGTTAAATACTATGATGAAAACGGAGAAATTAAGTTTTCAGGAAAATACATACACAATTTATTATACAAGGAAAATAAAAAATTCGAAGGAAAAATAATTTGCTATTTCAAGAATGGTAAAATATCACATTTTGAAGAGGTTCTTGATGGAATTCCAGTTGGCAAATTCTATAGTTATTATGGAAATGGAATTTTAAAATTTGAAAGTAAAGTCGAAAATGGAAAAGAGCTTTACCACAAACAATATTACGAAAATGGAAAAATCTATTTTATCCGAGATGCTATCAAAAATACATTTACGCAATGGGATGAGAATGGAAAAAAAATAGAAGAAAACCTAGATTAA